The DNA segment tagtaTCTGATGTATATTCTGGAGGTGAATTGTTTGATGAAATTATTAGTAGGAAACGATTTTATGAAGTAGATGCAGCTAGAATAATTAAACAAGTATTAAGTGGTATtacatatatgcataaaaataatgtagtACATAGAGATTTAAAACCTGAAAATATTCTTCTcgaaacaaaaaataaagaagatatgattataaaaattattgatTTTGGATTATCAACCCATTTTgaatatagtaaaaaaatgaaagataAAATAGGTACTGCCTATTATATTGCTCCGGATGTTTTACACGGAACTTATGATGAAAAATGTGATATATGGTCATGTGGtgtcatattatatattctcTTATCAGGTATAAAACTTTCAaactaattttattataaattatagcatcgatttgttttttaaataattttgagaATTTAGATAATAGTACGTTGTATGCATTGCGTGTGGTCCTGTTTATACTTTGGAAAAATTGTTATCATTAAATGTTGAATGTTAAATGTTAAATGTtaaatgttaaatattttttttttttttttttttttttataggtTGTCCACCTTTTAATGGGTCTAACGAATAcgacattttaaaaaaggtTGAGACTGGAAAATATACATTTGATTTACctcaatttaaaaaaataagtgaCAAAGCGAAagatttgataaaaaaaatgttgatGTACACAAGTGCTGTGAGAATATCAGCAAGAGATGCATTAGAACATGAATGGATAAGATTAATGACAAGCAAAGATAATGTAAACATTGATATTCCATCTCTTGAATTAAGtattacaaatataaaacaatttcAAAGTACACAAAAGTTAGCACAAGccgcattattatatatgggATCAAAATTAACAACAATAGATGAAACAAAAGAGCTtactaaaatttttaaaaaaatggataaaaatGGAGATGGTCAATTAGACAGAAATGAATTAATAATAGGATATAAAGAATtgttaaaattaaaaggagATGATACAACTGATTTAGATAATGCAGCTATTGAAGTTGAAGTTGATCAAATTTTAAGTTCTATAGATTTAGATCAAAATGGATATATAGAATATTCAGAATTTTTAACAGTTGCTATTGatagaaaattattattatcaactGAGAGATTAGAAAAGGcgtttaaattatttgataaaGATGGTTCAGGAAAAATATCTGCAAATGAATTAGCTCAATTGTTTGGATTGGGAGATGTTAGTTCTGATTGTTGGAAAACTGTTTTGAAGGAGGTTGATCAGAATAACGATGGAGAAATTGATTTTAAAGAATTTAGagatatgttaataaaactATGTAACTATTAAATGTATAACAGGCTAAATACATATAGGTATATACGTATGAGTATAATACTTATTTGGTTTTCAGCCCAATTTCATCTTGAATATCCCAAACAACTTAGTATATCAGtccaaaaattataataataaagcaTAAAAAATACCGATAAAAAAATACCGATAAAAAAATACCGATAAAAAATGGGACATTACACGTATACATATTTGCATCCACTATtcaatacataaatatataatatgcaaaattatttttttgaataaaatttaaattcataaaaaataaattaattgcTATTATACAGATATACCAttattaaattcattatgtaaatatatgtttGGCTCCATTAcgaacatttatttatttcgtaGTTTAACTTTTCATAACCTCACATAATACgtgtcattatttttatatttatacaacCAATTTAAACCATTTTAAtagttaataataatacaaactatacaaataaaaatatcgtggaatatacacatttttatttttttctatacattttaaatacgtatttattaattatgtatatagtATATGTTGCCTTTTTATGCTccatgataataaaataatgattgCTTTAATATGgctctttaaaaaaaaatacaacactattttatttatagctATTTACAAATTTGCTTATGTCATTTTATCCGACATTTTATCcgtcttttttttattttttgctaACCCGTTATATTAAAACACTAAAAACAAATtagcatacatatatatatatgcatatagaGTTATTATTCAGTTGAAAAAATACATTAAGACAATAATTAAAGtgtaacaaatatattttatgtggtttctttttttatttatcacgttaaaaaaagaaaaaacgaaaaaaagaaaaatatatattttcattagcATATTATGCTATGAAacaaatatgttttataaagaaatcaaaattaattaaaaaaaaatatgaaactAAACATGtatgcatttttattttttttttaaaaaattaaaaaaaatgcatatacataggtatgtaaaaaatatattgggGTGTTATTAACATGAATATACATGATACAAACTTGAATCTACGAGGCGGTATTGCTAAAAtttgcaatttttttaatcctTTTTTTGAGCAGTTCGTTTTCATCCCTTAAAGACATAAGCTCTTTTAATAGCTTATCATTTTGTttgctaaaaaaaaaaatatattatatgttaatatattctagaatatttaaagacaatttttttaattaaatgtGTGCATGTAGGACTATGAGCATATTATTACCTTTCTGTTTTATTATCGTCTTTTTTTGAAGCTTCATtcttttttgatttttcaatatctgtataaaaaaaaaaggcaCATATGTATGTAGAAATTAGTTCAGCAAATATTTTACTGTTACAAAATGGATTTATATAGAGAGTTGAGGTTTTAGTTAACTTATAAAtgtgtaatatatattttgttttgttcatatatattgttattttctttcgaaatgtttttatttgtacCTTTTGCTAAAGAATCAACCAATTTTGTTAATCTGTTTTTTTCCGaagttaataaatttatttcatttgatattttgatattttctttttgtaaatagttgttattttttttaatctctTTTAATTCCTTTAGAGATTCATATGTTTCTTGCCCTTTTCGTTTTTCctcctaataaaaatagtaaatttCATGTATTATATGTggacataaatatatataagcatttttttttttatggattatttattaaaaaaaaattattacttGTAAAGATTTGTTTAAAAGATccaattttaaatttaaattttctaCTTTATTCTCCAAATcggttttatttttcttttcttccaaatacaaattatgtatttttttattttcatttaataaattaatctgtaaaaaaaaaatagttttaaTCATTTCATATGTGTAATGCCATAATATATTGGGGGTAAATAGCTAAGCAAACTAAGTTgtcatgcatatatatatatatatatatacatatgttagtgttttatttattatgatattttttaaccTTTTCTTTTTCGATAGACTGTATTTTCTCTTGGAACTTTTGATCCTCTTTTGAGTTATTCTGTAAAttgtatattaaaaaatatacatatatatgtgtgcaaatagaataaaaataacgtAGCAACATGTTTTCAATGTGTTCTATAGCATAGTGAAAAACCAATAATTGTAATATTACCTTGGACATATTTTCTTGtactaattttttatatttttcaatatcatttaataataatttatactgTAAAATGGGATAAAAAtgttcaaataaaaaaatgtattcaCATTTATTTTACGCAATTTATTTTACGCAATTTATTTTAcgaaatttattattatcattattattatggtTGACGCATTCTTCTCTTTGCATATTTTACCTTGtccttaaaaaataaatccacatttttgtatttatctTGTAGTATTTTGATCTCTTTCATAAGCCGTTCGTTTTCTTTTATCAATTCATTTTGATCCTTGAACTTTTTGGCGGTATCTATAGatgtataaatatgtagagatatattatgtgtatttatgtacaagtatataaaaaaaaatgagaataatgtatatatcaTAACCATTCCgtaattataaaaacataGAAATTGATATGAGATATTGATAAAATACCATTAATACATATTGCTTTTTAATatgaaattttttaataagtaAAAACAGACAATGAACAATATTgagaataatatatttatgagtgtattgtaaatatatgaattacCTAATTGGATCTGAAATGCTTCTATCGTATTTTTAAGGTCATCTTCAAGCgcatttttttcatcctgtaaattattaattttgttgagatatttttgatttatttttctatttagTAATAATTCTTTGTTTAGATTTTCAAGAATTGAATTAACATCTACattgttaaaaatatttttaactcttgttttttcaaaattatgatttatattattaaatatatattcattaataatatatatattagcgTGCatgtattttaataaaatagataTTAAATCTCGATGTCTTTTAAATAGGCATTTGCATTTATAAGACTCATTTTCATTAACATGTAATAAAAAgtgattattattttcatcatttgtGTTTTGTTTTTCTGTTTTCCGTTCTGTATTAATAAATTCTACATATGGATATATATGATGAAATTTATAATTCcacatatttttcattttattattttgattaataatttttatttcgtttttatatatatgcaacatatatatatattcgtTTTCCCCTTCTAAATTAGAATACACACTTTGATTATCAACATAATTATCTGTACTAaatgaattattaattttgttttcattaaatataatactttcAAAAGTTTTTTGAtcataatatttgttttcattttgcaaactattatttattttgtcttctttctttaatatatatatagggtaTTTAATTGcatcattatatataatagtttctaacatattttttgttttggtatttaaattaaatggTCCAATTTCAGCAATAGCTACaccataatatttattattaattttggtATCAATAGTTTGAGATATGTTTTGGTTGTATGGATTTGTAATTTTtgttgaaaatattttatttttttcattttttgtattaccAAACAAAGAAAATTCATCATCTGATTTGAATACTTCTCTTTTTGTagatttttttaacatattttcatcatcacTTTCATTACTATTTTGCATATTATcataactttttttattatcataaccTTTTTTGTTAtctaatttttcatattctgACATGTAACTTTCTCTTGTTGTACCTTTGAATGTGCTTTTAAAAGATGACGCattattgtaaaaaaaatttctaTCATTATTCATTCTGATATTATTGATATGTTCTGCCTTTTCATATTCATCAAAATTTGCGTCTCTATAATTTTCTGAACTGATAGAACCATTATCAATATGCTCACTATTAATACAAGTACATTCtacaaatattttgaatCCAATATCATCAGAAGTTAGTTCATATTCGCTACTATAACATCCTTTATCATTGTCTGAATTTACTTTTCCTtgtatattttgattttctatattattcAAAATTTGCTCTATTAATCCATATTCTTTGTCATAATATATTCGCCTCCATTTATAAATACAtggtaattttttatttgtatctttttcatatgcatatgcaataattttattttcttcattttctgaAATAACATCAATGTTAAATCCAAAATTATATTCCcctttaataattatatcacTTTTTTCACATGCAAATAAATTttgatcattttttttttttcctactATTCCTTCGTCTTTTTCTTCATCCTCTTCTTCTTGATTTTCATTActttcttttcttttatttgtaaatatatttttataaatatttttatttataacaaTTTCTTcgtcatttatatatatcgtattttttaaattttcaatattGCATGGTGATTTACAAAAAGgataattcatatttttttgagcTTCTTTAGctgtatatttaatatgcTCTTTTACTTCCtcaaatacattttttgcatgtttcattttattacttATAATTCcgttaaacatttttttgagcttgctatttttattattattattatttccatctTTCACAATTTCTTTGACGTTATCAGTATCTGTAGAACTGATTATACGAACACTACTCATTTCACTGAATATATTGTTTGTCATTTTTTCgaaatttttataacttttttgTTTTGACGTATCAcaacttattttattattttcgtcTTTATTCACaccatttaattttatattattatatttttcataatcaTACAAATTTGCATGTACCTTTGCTACCTGTCCATACATATCTATGCCACACTCGAGGTatgtacataaaaaaaacaaaaaaaataaaaataaaaaacaaataaaaaaacaaataattgattttatatatttccacTCTTTTGTTCAcaatttgttattatttctaGTACCGCTGCTACCACTATAGTATTGTTTTACTTCTCCCCCccttttgtattatttttattattatttttattactattactattgctattactattattatattttttttttattattattattatatttttttttattagtatTATATGTTTTCCTTCCTCTTTGTATCCAACTGTTTATCATAAATGTGGATAAGTTAAACCAAATCAAACAGATAAAAACAATAGGGAAAATGTATAATGTCAAAATAGAGAAAGGGGAacacaaataaatttaaaatctgcctaaataaataaatagaaatatctgtatatatattatataaaaatatattagcaATGCACACataaatatacatgtatataaatgCATACAAACAATtaacacaaaaaataaaatataaataactataaaTGAATACACAAATCAATGATCAAAGAATAAACAATATTAAATAGGCGAGTAAAATCAATGAAGAAATGATGAGAAGAAATGATGAACGCTTTGAATTCATAAATCACGaaaatcattttattttaacattattataatcgatttaaaaaaaaaaaaatatatatatatatatatataataaagtgaatgaataaataaataaagatattacACGTATAATCATAAAAGTAACagtttcaaattttttttaataactgtaaaataaattaccCCTAACTCTTTATTTGTGGGAAAGTGTgcatggaaaaaaaataaaaattaacataCAAAAAAGCATATGTATGTCTGTTTAATTTTgaagaataaataaattaaggaTCCTTTtcaacaaaaaatgaaacttataaataaatgaatacaaacatttcaataatatatattaacatatttttgtctataatataagtatatatgttTCTCCCTCTTGAACAAATGTGTGTGTTTAAAAAGATATTaagttcatatttttttagacaATTGTTACACTAAAACATTtatcaattatttttatcaacaaattaaaaaaaaaaaaaaaaaaaaaaacaatacgCATATTTTGAGCCTTCATATTAGTATGCTAATATTAGTCGTTTTGCTTTTAGAGATATGTAGAAAGCTATAACATTCATTTAttcagaaaataatattttttatttgataaaaaaatgcgaataaataaaaaaatataaatattttttgcttTATTTTCAATACGAAGTTTAATTTGCAAAGCCTCTAAAAATTAAAGTCAGGAAAGTATTAAAAAACTGCCTACAAATATAGtgaaatatgttttatgcaTTGTACTATAATTCtataaaaagagaaaaaatcatttcatatttttagtaACATTTTGAACGTCTTTAATACATAATAAGTTAAAACAAGTTGACTATTAGTCACATatgcgaaaaaaaaaaaaaaaaaaaaaaaacattaaacTCGTAACTCAGGTATCTGTATATATCAAGTTTTGAAAATCTTATTTCTATAAAAGCTATACTAATAAAAGAAggttatttattttgctcAAAATACCTATAGAGATCCCATATGAGAATTATTTATGATTTCctatgaatatataataatgatattattttaaaaattacaCAGCTTTGTGCTCATTCTTCTTTTTATCAAGTTATGATATAGGAGGTAGTAATTATTTTCACACCCcccaaaatataaattggatataataaatatgtacataataaaatttaatgtagTAATGCAAATTTGTGCAGTAAAGTGCTATATgcacgaaaaaaaaaaattagaaaaataaaataaagtgaaaaaaataattcaccAGAACAAATAGTAAGATATACTTAAAaggtaataaaatatttataaagctcgcatatattattattattatttatttttttttttttatggttATTCTATGAATGGAATAAACTCAGTGTTGTTCATGTATGGTCTTAATTTTTCAGGAACAATAATACCTTCTCCATTTTGATAGTTTTCTAAAAGACAACATAAAAATCTTTGACCAGCTACCATAGTACCATTTAACAAGTgaacataatttttattttcaatggGAAAATCATgattaaatttttcatattcacTATCAACATATTCATCTTTTGTTTCATCTTTAGTATTTTCCTCATTCTTATCTTTTGAGCTTTTTGTAATTCctgatatttttatatttgaatCTGTATAtctaatatttaaattaatactTTGATAATCTGTACAATTACTACAAGATACTAATTCTCTATATTGCCCACTAGTAGGAAAATATCCTTCGATATCATATTTTAAGGCAGCAGCATTATTAAGAGCTCCTGATACGatatttacaattttatatgGAATATTTAAAGATTGATAAAATTCTTCACATGTTTTTATCATTTCTTCATGTAATTTATAACTTGTTTGTGGCAAAGAGATACAAAATTGCTCAACTTTATCAAATTGGTGAACTCTCAATATACCTCTAATATCTTTTCCATGTGCACCTGCTTCTTTTCTAAAACAAGAAGAAATGCCTACATATTTTAAAGGCAAATATCTTGATTCTAATGTTTCGTCTCTGTGTAATGCGCATAATGGTTGTTCAGATGTGGCTATTAAAAATAAGTCGTCTCTGTTTGATTTTTCATTCGAaacattattactatttgtAGCTATGGTTTTGTCCTCAGCACTAGCAACACTTGATgaacttattttatataatgtttCTTCAAAATCGTTTAACTCTGCACATTCCTCCATTATggtttttttcataaaaaacgGAGGGTATACGggtgtatattttttatttacaagAAAATTTATAGCATATTGCATAATagcattatttaataaaaagcCTGCACCAGTAAGATAATAACCTCTATGTCCAGCTACTAAAACCCCTTTCTTAAAATTCACTCCCCCTATTTTTCTTAGCAAAtcataatgataataatatttcttttttatttcacttATTATACTGACTTTATTTTGtccatcattattattgctCACTTCTCTTTTTG comes from the Plasmodium yoelii strain 17X genome assembly, chromosome: 6 genome and includes:
- a CDS encoding serine--tRNA ligase, putative, translated to MVLDINLFRTEKGGNPEKIKESEKNRFNDVSNVDKVIEYDEKWRKSIFKLEELKKNINLINKTIGNKKKEDKNADVEDLKQKSLSMKEEIPLIQNEEKHLLKQRNMYLAKVGNILSSKVVINNDEDHNKIVRTWGECKNYEATDLEKSDINKEDTPNTKREVSNNNDGQNKVSIISEIKKKYYYHYDLLRKIGGVNFKKGVLVAGHRGYYLTGAGFLLNNAIMQYAINFLVNKKYTPVYPPFFMKKTIMEECAELNDFEETLYKISSSSVASAEDKTIATNSNNVSNEKSNRDDLFLIATSEQPLCALHRDETLESRYLPLKYVGISSCFRKEAGAHGKDIRGILRVHQFDKVEQFCISLPQTSYKLHEEMIKTCEEFYQSLNIPYKIVNIVSGALNNAAALKYDIEGYFPTSGQYRELVSCSNCTDYQSINLNIRYTDSNIKISGITKSSKDKNEENTKDETKDEYVDSEYEKFNHDFPIENKNYVHLLNGTMVAGQRFLCCLLENYQNGEGIIVPEKLRPYMNNTEFIPFIE
- a CDS encoding calcium-dependent protein kinase 4, putative: MGQEMSTQSDIQNEDQKGNKRNLKGTQGKNGLKERSTSISKEIVKNSFNNSKLRPGMFIQNSNVVFNEQYKGIKILGKGSFGEVILSKDKHTGHEYAIKVISKKHVKRKTDKQSLLREVELLKMLDHINIMKLYEFFEDNNYYYLVSDVYSGGELFDEIISRKRFYEVDAARIIKQVLSGITYMHKNNVVHRDLKPENILLETKNKEDMIIKIIDFGLSTHFEYSKKMKDKIGTAYYIAPDVLHGTYDEKCDIWSCGVILYILLSGCPPFNGSNEYDILKKVETGKYTFDLPQFKKISDKAKDLIKKMLMYTSAVRISARDALEHEWIRLMTSKDNVNIDIPSLELSITNIKQFQSTQKLAQAALLYMGSKLTTIDETKELTKIFKKMDKNGDGQLDRNELIIGYKELLKLKGDDTTDLDNAAIEVEVDQILSSIDLDQNGYIEYSEFLTVAIDRKLLLSTERLEKAFKLFDKDGSGKISANELAQLFGLGDVSSDCWKTVLKEVDQNNDGEIDFKEFRDMLIKLCNY